A region from the Agrococcus sp. SL85 genome encodes:
- a CDS encoding penicillin-binding transpeptidase domain-containing protein → MTSADREQSMRRPIRRVSTLLLVMFIGLFGSTTMIQAVQADALHADDRNTRTLYDSFAVERGSIVVDGVQVALSTPSGDEYEFQREYPQGPLYASVTGYNTLGQGNTGIEGAMNEELTGTANSQFLDQILSTITGQDPAGSSVELTIDPAAQQAAAEALGDREGAVVALDPETGEILAMYSSPTFDPNTFASHDFAAVRDTYAQLNADPEQPLANRAIAGDLYFPGSVFKLVVTAAALESGEYDLDSEFPNPATLQLPQSTREIRNASRETCGPGEEATIELSLVLSCNIPMAELGAELGEDAIAAQAAAFGFGQQLAVPMTVTPSQYPTGLSPAEVMLTSFGQFDVRVTPLQMAMVSAAIANDGTMMAPNLVDRVLAPNLDVLEDPEPTIQGNPISSETAAALRQAMERGVREGLATNAQVEGATVGGKTGTAENTSDPADPFNLWFTGYGQQGDRSVAVAAVVVPDENIVGDTSNVVAAPIGRAVIEAVLNP, encoded by the coding sequence AGAGCATGCGGCGGCCCATCCGGCGCGTCAGCACGCTGCTGCTCGTGATGTTCATCGGCCTCTTCGGGTCGACCACCATGATCCAGGCCGTGCAGGCGGACGCCCTGCACGCGGACGACCGCAACACCCGCACCCTCTACGACTCGTTCGCGGTCGAGCGCGGCTCGATCGTCGTCGATGGGGTGCAGGTGGCGCTCTCGACGCCCTCCGGCGACGAGTACGAGTTCCAGCGCGAGTACCCGCAGGGCCCGCTGTACGCCTCGGTGACCGGCTACAACACGCTCGGCCAGGGCAACACGGGCATCGAGGGCGCGATGAACGAGGAGCTCACGGGCACCGCGAACAGCCAGTTCCTCGACCAGATCCTCTCGACGATCACGGGCCAGGACCCCGCGGGCTCCTCGGTGGAGCTCACGATCGACCCGGCCGCGCAGCAGGCGGCAGCGGAGGCCCTCGGCGACCGCGAGGGCGCCGTGGTCGCGCTCGATCCCGAGACGGGCGAGATCCTGGCGATGTACTCGAGCCCCACCTTCGACCCGAACACCTTCGCGAGCCACGACTTCGCCGCGGTGCGCGACACCTACGCGCAGCTGAACGCCGACCCCGAGCAGCCGCTCGCGAACCGCGCGATCGCGGGCGACCTGTACTTCCCCGGGTCGGTCTTCAAGCTCGTCGTCACGGCGGCCGCGCTCGAGTCCGGCGAGTACGACCTCGACTCCGAGTTCCCCAACCCCGCCACGCTGCAGCTGCCGCAGTCGACCCGCGAGATCCGCAACGCCTCCCGCGAGACCTGCGGGCCGGGCGAGGAGGCGACGATCGAGCTCTCGCTCGTCCTGTCCTGCAACATCCCCATGGCCGAGCTCGGCGCCGAGCTCGGCGAGGACGCCATCGCGGCGCAGGCGGCCGCCTTCGGCTTCGGCCAGCAGCTCGCCGTGCCGATGACCGTCACGCCCTCGCAGTACCCGACGGGCCTCTCGCCCGCCGAGGTCATGCTGACGTCGTTCGGCCAGTTCGACGTGCGCGTCACGCCCCTGCAGATGGCGATGGTGAGCGCCGCGATCGCGAACGACGGCACGATGATGGCGCCCAACCTCGTCGACCGCGTGCTCGCCCCCAACCTCGACGTGCTCGAGGATCCGGAGCCGACCATCCAGGGCAACCCGATCTCGTCCGAGACCGCGGCGGCGCTGCGGCAGGCGATGGAGCGCGGCGTGCGCGAGGGCCTCGCGACGAACGCGCAGGTCGAGGGTGCGACCGTGGGCGGCAAGACCGGCACGGCCGAGAACACCTCCGACCCGGCCGACCCCTTCAACCTCTGGTTCACCGGGTACGGTCAGCAGGGAGACCGGAGCGTGGCGGTCGCCGCCGTCGTCGTGCCGGATGAGAACATCGTCGGTGACACGTCCAACGTCGTCGCCGCACCTATCGGGAGAGCAGTGATCGAGGCGGTGCTGAACCCATGA